The Candidatus Limnocylindrales bacterium genome has a segment encoding these proteins:
- a CDS encoding MopE-related protein, which translates to MNRIFFVAAFVLATTAGLAQAADVAIVPTKLLIVDTTAAGGNFKVVVVAKDPAVTKGTGTDLTMISASLRIAYDEAAGEFAMPQGAAWVKNTVSTSKYLLSTAPDGGPVKLNLIESGKLLKFKAVAPGEPALDISAAPVGEVSLSETIVNGDETTRLCGKFSSCTYKNIAGGLGYKIVCTAGEADPGCSASPASTTTTIAPTTTLDAPTTTLDAPTTTLNVTTTTLDVTTTTLDVTTTTLDVTTTTLGVTTTTLLFCVPETTDNCSTGQPGICDAGTRVCNPAGTAYGSCTPLTTGYAEICFDGLDNDCNGVANDGCVCQLGTPESCNTGQPGFCANGTRICLGTSWGACTPNAPVSPEVCDFLDNDCDGETDEGCICSPNSTAVCSTGLAGLCDVGLATCSADGSGYGSCSQLLFPTEESCGDSVDNDCDGEVDEDCTTTTTTTSTTIPPDTTTTTTTTTTSTTVTACVPVMAPPALAAGTFIRFTRGESQLANDVNFYADPEANALSNADPAVLDASNFIDPAVCGSTAADLDFHWEVRYPSTSAITNPYTLAGITGYRRVRLEIGANTLIGQSVPPVTFRLTATSRLTGLSSTVDILSELSESTMSLTVFNACKGQVTACPTCICNSALALPANEPT; encoded by the coding sequence ATGAATCGGATCTTTTTTGTCGCGGCCTTCGTGCTCGCGACCACGGCCGGACTGGCGCAGGCGGCCGACGTCGCCATCGTCCCGACCAAGCTCCTCATCGTCGACACGACCGCAGCCGGCGGCAACTTCAAGGTCGTCGTGGTCGCGAAAGATCCGGCTGTTACGAAGGGGACGGGCACGGACCTGACGATGATCTCGGCGTCATTGCGCATCGCCTACGACGAAGCTGCCGGCGAATTCGCGATGCCACAAGGCGCGGCCTGGGTGAAGAACACGGTTTCGACGAGCAAGTATCTGCTGAGCACTGCGCCCGACGGTGGTCCGGTCAAGCTCAATCTCATCGAGTCCGGCAAGCTCCTCAAGTTCAAGGCCGTAGCACCCGGCGAACCAGCGCTCGACATCTCCGCAGCTCCTGTCGGAGAGGTGTCACTCAGCGAAACGATCGTCAATGGTGACGAAACCACCCGGCTCTGCGGCAAGTTCTCGTCCTGCACGTACAAGAACATTGCCGGCGGCCTCGGCTACAAGATTGTCTGCACGGCCGGCGAGGCCGATCCTGGCTGCTCCGCGTCCCCGGCATCGACCACGACCACGATTGCACCGACGACAACCCTCGACGCACCGACGACAACCCTCGACGCACCGACGACGACGCTCAACGTAACGACCACGACCCTCGACGTAACGACGACGACGCTGGACGTGACGACGACGACGCTGGACGTAACGACGACGACTCTGGGCGTAACGACGACGACGCTGCTTTTCTGCGTCCCGGAGACGACAGACAACTGTTCCACCGGGCAGCCGGGCATCTGCGATGCAGGAACGCGAGTTTGTAATCCGGCCGGTACGGCCTACGGATCCTGTACGCCGCTGACGACGGGTTACGCGGAAATCTGCTTCGACGGACTCGACAACGACTGCAACGGCGTCGCCAACGACGGCTGCGTCTGCCAGCTGGGCACTCCGGAAAGCTGCAACACCGGTCAGCCCGGTTTTTGCGCGAACGGCACACGCATCTGCCTGGGCACGAGCTGGGGCGCCTGCACTCCTAACGCGCCCGTGTCGCCGGAGGTCTGCGATTTCCTCGACAACGACTGTGACGGCGAGACGGACGAAGGCTGCATCTGCTCACCGAACTCGACTGCCGTCTGCAGTACGGGCCTGGCTGGCCTCTGCGACGTCGGACTCGCGACCTGCAGCGCAGATGGCAGCGGTTACGGCAGCTGCAGTCAGCTCCTGTTCCCGACCGAGGAAAGCTGCGGAGATAGCGTGGACAATGACTGCGACGGCGAAGTCGACGAGGACTGTACGACAACGACGACTACGACATCGACCACGATTCCACCCGATACGACGACGACGACGACGACAACAACGACCAGCACAACGGTGACGGCTTGTGTTCCCGTCATGGCGCCGCCGGCTCTGGCTGCGGGCACCTTCATCCGCTTCACGCGCGGCGAATCGCAACTCGCGAACGACGTCAATTTCTATGCCGACCCCGAAGCCAATGCGCTTTCCAACGCCGACCCGGCGGTATTGGATGCATCCAACTTCATCGATCCTGCCGTTTGCGGTTCCACGGCCGCCGATCTGGACTTTCATTGGGAGGTCCGATACCCCTCCACGTCGGCCATCACGAACCCCTATACCCTTGCAGGCATCACTGGTTACCGCAGAGTCCGCCTCGAAATCGGCGCGAACACACTGATCGGTCAATCTGTTCCGCCAGTCACGTTCAGGCTCACCGCAACCTCGCGGCTGACAGGGCTCAGCAGCACGGTCGATATTCTTTCGGAGCTTTCAGAGTCGACTATGTCCCTGACCGTGTTCAATGCCTGCAAAGGCCAGGTGACAGCGTGCCCTACCTGCATCTGTAATTCGGCTCTGGCGCTGCCGGCGAACGAACCGACCTGA
- a CDS encoding beta-propeller fold lactonase family protein: MVRTEGNPTRNLCAFAAVTAILCMPIRAGAGACLVQKPLPQGCVETGGALGCTAAVAIDHTGVLSISPDDKTVYVTMEFSDEIVVLARNTATGALTQLAGTAGCLSNTGSGGICTDVRNLEGARGVEVTADFTTAYVGSGNGVDIFDRNTSTGQLTQRAGTAGCINADGAEGCATGSGGVINVRLSPDQKNLYAVVTTGDGIVIFDRDTVTGTLVRKPGASGCINEDGAGGCTDGVAVSGANDIVISPDGTSVYVVSVTSNAIAIFDRNTVTGVLTQKPGTAGCISDDGSGGACTDGSQLVLAINGALSPDGKNLYVVAGFTGSSNAITVFDRNVATGELTQKPGHAGCISNNGSFGLCTDGHGLVSPRSVVVSSDGMAVYVGFEDSDGVAIFDRDMTNGEITQQPGAYGCVNRTGSDGCTVGVAMQDSVGMTASDDGKSVYVGGYGSNGLAVFDRVDCPPTTTTTSTTTTTTSTTTSTIPTTTSTSTSTTTSTTTSTTTSTSTTTLPSVDICGPVPRSDCRDQSRARIRMRDVGDTSAKALEFVWKDGEATGLEDLGNPVSGSTEITLCVYAAGLPVVELVVPPGSHWKTTTPDGFRYFDRAGLTDGMRRIVLRAGMAGEARVRAKALSKSLALPALPLTAPVRVQLVANTAGNVDCWEAEFTTLMWNNDRKVEAVR, translated from the coding sequence ATGGTACGGACGGAGGGGAATCCAACACGCAATCTCTGTGCGTTTGCCGCCGTGACGGCGATCCTCTGCATGCCGATTCGCGCCGGTGCCGGCGCGTGCCTCGTGCAGAAGCCGTTGCCGCAGGGCTGCGTCGAAACCGGAGGAGCGCTCGGATGCACAGCTGCGGTGGCGATCGATCACACGGGCGTGCTCAGCATCTCGCCCGACGACAAAACTGTCTACGTGACGATGGAGTTCAGCGACGAGATCGTCGTGCTTGCTCGCAACACGGCAACCGGAGCGCTGACGCAGCTTGCCGGAACCGCGGGATGTCTCAGCAACACCGGGTCCGGCGGCATCTGTACGGATGTGCGTAACCTGGAAGGCGCGCGCGGAGTGGAGGTCACTGCAGACTTTACGACCGCGTACGTAGGTTCCGGAAACGGGGTCGATATCTTCGACCGTAACACATCGACCGGGCAGCTCACGCAGCGAGCGGGCACCGCGGGCTGCATCAATGCCGACGGCGCCGAAGGCTGCGCCACCGGCAGCGGTGGTGTCATCAACGTGCGGCTGAGCCCGGATCAGAAAAACCTCTATGCCGTGGTTACGACCGGTGACGGGATCGTCATCTTCGACCGCGACACCGTCACCGGCACTCTTGTCCGCAAGCCCGGTGCGAGCGGCTGCATCAATGAAGACGGCGCGGGAGGATGCACCGACGGCGTCGCGGTGTCCGGTGCGAATGACATCGTGATCAGCCCCGACGGTACCAGCGTCTACGTGGTCTCGGTGACCTCGAATGCGATCGCGATCTTCGACCGCAACACGGTAACCGGTGTGCTTACGCAGAAACCCGGGACCGCCGGCTGCATCAGCGACGACGGCAGCGGCGGTGCCTGCACGGACGGATCGCAGCTCGTGCTGGCGATCAACGGCGCGCTCAGCCCGGACGGCAAGAACCTTTACGTGGTGGCCGGCTTTACCGGCAGCAGCAACGCGATCACCGTGTTCGACCGCAACGTTGCCACCGGCGAGCTGACACAGAAGCCCGGTCACGCCGGATGCATCAGCAACAATGGCTCCTTCGGGCTGTGCACCGATGGGCACGGTCTCGTCTCGCCGCGCTCGGTGGTGGTGAGCTCCGACGGCATGGCGGTATACGTGGGATTCGAGGACAGTGACGGTGTCGCAATCTTCGACCGTGACATGACGAACGGCGAGATCACGCAGCAGCCCGGCGCGTACGGCTGCGTGAACCGGACCGGCAGCGACGGCTGTACGGTCGGAGTCGCAATGCAGGATTCGGTCGGCATGACCGCGAGTGACGACGGCAAGAGCGTCTACGTCGGAGGATACGGGAGCAACGGACTGGCGGTCTTCGACCGTGTGGACTGCCCGCCGACAACGACCACGACATCGACGACAACCACCACGACATCAACGACGACCAGCACGATCCCCACAACCACGAGCACGTCGACGAGCACGACCACGTCCACGACGACGTCCACGACGACCTCCACGAGCACGACGACGTTGCCGTCTGTCGATATCTGCGGACCCGTGCCGCGCAGCGACTGCCGCGATCAGTCGCGGGCGCGCATCCGCATGAGGGACGTGGGAGATACTTCCGCCAAAGCCCTCGAGTTCGTGTGGAAGGACGGCGAAGCAACCGGCCTCGAAGACCTCGGCAATCCGGTATCGGGCTCGACGGAAATCACGCTCTGCGTTTATGCAGCGGGTCTGCCCGTCGTCGAGCTCGTGGTTCCGCCCGGCAGCCACTGGAAGACGACCACACCGGACGGCTTCCGCTATTTCGACCGGGCCGGCCTGACCGACGGAATGCGCCGGATCGTTCTTCGCGCCGGCATGGCCGGCGAAGCCAGGGTTCGTGCGAAAGCGCTCAGCAAAAGCCTCGCGCTTCCGGCGCTTCCGCTGACAGCACCGGTGCGGGTGCAGCTCGTCGCCAACACCGCCGGCAACGTCGACTGCTGGGAGGCCGAGTTCACGACGCTCATGTGGAATAACGACAGGAAGGTCGAGGCGGTGCGGTAA
- a CDS encoding type II toxin-antitoxin system VapC family toxin, whose amino-acid sequence MTAVYCDTSVVVAYYVPEDQSERAERALRTQRQRMVSSLVVTEASAALRRKVHDKELSRTQAQSALDAFRRDVVTGLFRAIDVDRRHFDHAGAQLWSTRQRLRSLDALHLAVAELDGLGLLTSDTVMAKAARELGIRTVWAGA is encoded by the coding sequence ATGACGGCGGTCTATTGCGATACCAGCGTGGTAGTCGCGTACTACGTGCCGGAGGATCAGAGCGAGCGCGCCGAGCGCGCCCTGCGCACTCAAAGGCAGCGCATGGTTTCTTCCCTCGTGGTGACGGAGGCCAGCGCCGCGCTTCGTCGCAAGGTTCACGACAAGGAGCTGTCCAGGACGCAGGCACAGTCGGCATTGGACGCTTTTCGACGCGACGTCGTCACCGGACTGTTTCGGGCGATCGATGTCGACCGCCGGCACTTCGATCACGCAGGCGCCCAGTTGTGGTCGACGAGGCAAAGGCTGCGAAGTCTCGATGCTCTCCACCTTGCCGTGGCGGAGCTCGATGGACTCGGGCTGCTGACGTCGGACACGGTGATGGCGAAGGCTGCCAGGGAACTCGGGATCAGGACGGTCTGGGCCGGAGCTTGA